One window from the genome of Garra rufa chromosome 1, GarRuf1.0, whole genome shotgun sequence encodes:
- the LOC141330410 gene encoding uncharacterized protein yields MVECVYEAQEDELTECFLQKMGGDLTSCSLNWEELHYFLQHRIQQITVNLRKSNIQSRISEILPFLNRIKFKRMSSSFMMSIIREIYESRSAGFVSGLLSSVENYINLQSRDLDSVDCAALRFTLQHCTAASLNLQWTSTPEEELESILPLFTHLSHLSVDRRLLLKMLHCCSVSGVQQEAASVLLSVLQHKLDLSCRSALDLTTNTDSEPLHLTTDDCRAMSRVIQRAHSDTKTQLILQDCEIPTAGMNELFPVLHSVRLCCDKSLLLQFVAHVRPEEAQSLSGALGEELDLSQTQLDPQVCRGLDLILEYSEGLTELDLSQCRLTDHSLDLLLPNLHKVQNIDFSGNSITDAGAWRIHYIVSLNSNIKTVRLFMNRIEHKELFSTDPRFEIW; encoded by the exons ATGGTTGAATGTGTCTATGAAGCTCAGGAAGATGAACTGACTGAATGCTTCCTGCAGAAAATGGGTGGGGATCTGACTTCCTGTTCCCTAAACTGGGAAGAGCTTCATTATTTCCTGCAGCACAGAATTCAACAAATCACTGTGAACCTCAGAAAGAGCAACATTCAAAGCAGAATCAGTGAAATTCTGCCATTCCTGAACAGGATTAAGTTTAAACG GATGAGCTCCAGCTTCATGATGAGTATAATCAGAGAGATCTATGAGTCCCGCTCTGCTGGTTTTGTGTCTGGTCTGTTGAGTTCAGTGGAGAACTACATTAATCTGCAGAGCAGAGATCTGGACTCTGTTGACTGTGCCGCTCTGCGCTTCACACTGCAGCACTGCACTGCAGCTTCACTCAATCTACAGTGGACCTCCACACCAGAGGAAGAGCTGGAGAGCATTCTGCCTCTCTTCACACATCTGTCCCACCTCAG TGTTGACAGGCGGCTGTTGCTGAAGATGCTTCACTGCTGCAGTGTCTCTGGTGTCCAGCAGGAGGCAGCATCAGTTCTGCTCTCTGTCCTTCAGCACAAGCTGGACTTGTCCTGCCGATCTGCTCTGGATCTGACCACAAACACAGACTCAGAGCCTCTACATCTGACCACTGACGACTGCCGTGCGATGTCCAGAGTCATTCAGAGAGCTCATTCAGACACAAAGACACAGCTGATTCTGCAGGACTGTGAGATTCCTACAGCTGGAATGAATGAGCTGTTTCCAGTGTTACATTCTGTTCGACTCTG TTGTGATAAATCCCTACTTCTTCAGTTTGTGGCTCATGTGAGGCCTGAGGAAGCCCAGTCTCTTTCTGGAGCTCTGGGTGAAGAGCTGGATCTCAGTCAGACTCAGCTGGATCCGCAGGTCTGTAGAGGTCTGGACCTGATTCTGGAATATTCTGAAGGACTGACAGAACTGGATCTGAGTCAGTGCCGTCTCACCGATCACAGTCTGGATCTGCTGCTCCCAAACCTCCACAAAGTGCAGAACATTGA TTTCAGTGGCAATAGCATCACTGACGCTGGGGCTTGGAGAATCCACTATATCGTCTCTCTCAACAGCAACATAAAGACAGTGAG GCTCTTCATGAACAGAATTGAACACAAAGAGCTCTTCAGCACAGACCCACGATTTGAGATCTGGTGA